In Paenibacillus sp. G2S3, a single window of DNA contains:
- a CDS encoding nucleoside-diphosphate sugar epimerase/dehydratase, which produces MTAKSRVVLLFFIDLAIIWFSIVTSYLFRYPNHALQEYGAQMLQFGLIATFAFGGSLIYFGLYRRMWQYASIGEIISVSKAIVVGSLFSFALAYLILPDRVPLAIEVRSMETILLLVGGVRFLWRVLHNDRINYKDTKTHTLIVGAGDCGILIAREMMGPSFAHTKLVGFIDDSINKYHLSILGVPVLGNRYAIPAIVKEREIHEIIIAMPSVSRTEISEIINLAKKTGAKLKIIPALNDLIAGKISVKKLRDVSVEDLLGREPIIADLNSILGYVHHKTVLVTGAGGSIGSELCRQIAPFGPDKLMLLGHGENSIYMIEMELRKKFPDLNIVTVIADVQDRSRMMDVFSSHKPHVVFHAAAHKHVPLMERNPSEAIKNNVFGTRNVADCADKYGAERFVMISSDKAVNPTSVMGATKRIAEMYVQSLHTTSSTKFSAVRFGNVLGSRGSVIPAFKEQIAAGGPVTVTHPEMVRYFMTIPEAVQLVIQSGSFAKGGEVFILDMGEPVKILTLAEDLITLSGYEPYRDIDIQFSGIREGEKLYEELLTDEENLGSTDHGRIFIGRPNVISLNQLELEFKRLDRVLAEEPEVIREVINQIVPMQPVAQVAIS; this is translated from the coding sequence ATGACAGCGAAATCTAGAGTAGTTCTCTTATTCTTCATTGACCTTGCAATCATCTGGTTCAGCATTGTAACATCCTATTTATTTCGGTACCCTAACCACGCTCTTCAGGAATACGGTGCACAGATGCTGCAATTTGGTTTGATTGCAACATTTGCATTCGGGGGAAGTTTGATATATTTCGGCCTCTATCGAAGAATGTGGCAATATGCCAGCATCGGTGAGATTATATCGGTTTCTAAAGCGATTGTAGTAGGGTCTTTGTTTTCGTTTGCCTTGGCGTATCTGATTTTGCCAGATAGAGTTCCCCTTGCAATAGAAGTTAGGTCGATGGAGACTATTCTTTTATTAGTAGGTGGGGTTCGGTTTTTGTGGAGAGTACTCCATAATGACCGAATTAATTACAAAGACACTAAGACCCATACACTTATTGTAGGTGCAGGCGATTGCGGAATATTAATTGCCAGGGAAATGATGGGACCTTCTTTTGCTCATACCAAGCTAGTAGGTTTCATTGATGATAGTATCAATAAATATCATTTGTCTATATTGGGTGTACCAGTGTTGGGCAATCGTTACGCGATTCCCGCTATTGTGAAAGAACGGGAAATTCATGAGATTATTATCGCTATGCCCTCCGTTTCACGTACTGAAATCTCTGAAATTATTAATCTTGCGAAGAAGACAGGGGCCAAGTTAAAGATTATACCGGCGCTTAACGATCTGATCGCGGGAAAAATATCAGTGAAGAAACTGCGAGATGTTAGCGTTGAAGATTTACTAGGCCGTGAGCCGATTATAGCAGATTTGAACAGTATTCTAGGTTATGTACACCACAAGACTGTGTTAGTTACGGGGGCTGGTGGATCTATTGGTTCAGAGCTCTGTCGGCAGATTGCCCCATTTGGTCCCGATAAGCTAATGCTACTTGGACACGGGGAGAACAGCATTTATATGATTGAAATGGAGCTTCGTAAGAAGTTTCCTGATCTGAATATTGTTACCGTAATCGCGGATGTTCAGGACCGCAGTCGGATGATGGATGTATTCAGCAGCCATAAGCCACATGTTGTCTTTCATGCGGCAGCACATAAACACGTCCCATTAATGGAGCGGAACCCTTCCGAAGCCATTAAGAATAATGTTTTCGGAACAAGGAATGTTGCGGATTGTGCAGATAAATATGGTGCGGAGAGATTTGTAATGATCTCCTCGGATAAAGCGGTTAACCCAACGAGTGTGATGGGCGCAACTAAGCGTATTGCTGAAATGTATGTGCAAAGTCTGCATACCACAAGTAGCACGAAGTTCTCAGCCGTGCGTTTTGGGAACGTGCTTGGTAGTCGTGGAAGTGTAATCCCGGCCTTTAAAGAGCAGATTGCTGCTGGTGGACCAGTCACTGTTACTCATCCAGAAATGGTCCGTTATTTTATGACGATTCCAGAAGCTGTTCAGCTTGTAATCCAGTCGGGTTCTTTTGCAAAAGGTGGCGAAGTGTTCATTCTGGATATGGGAGAACCCGTAAAGATTCTAACGTTAGCGGAAGATTTGATTACGCTCTCTGGTTATGAACCTTATAGGGATATTGATATTCAGTTCTCCGGTATTCGTGAGGGCGAGAAGTTATATGAAGAACTGTTAACAGATGAAGAGAATTTAGGCTCTACAGATCACGGAAGAATATTTATCGGTAGACCTAATGTGATAAGTCTGAATCAGCTAGAACTGGAGTTTAAACGATTGGATCGTGTCCTAGCTGAAGAACCTGAAGTTATACGTGAAGTGATCAATCAGATTGTACCCATGCAGCCCGTTGCCCAAGTTGCTATCAGCTAA
- a CDS encoding CpsD/CapB family tyrosine-protein kinase, protein MSQLPNKQRHLITVTNPRSPVSEAFRALRTNIDFSSVDETIQVIMVTSSGPEEGKSTVSANLAAAYAQADKKVLLIDADLRKPTAHKTFSLSNRFGLSSLLSQQAVLEDTVQDSGVSNLSIMTSGPIPPNPAEMMASNRMSTLLQDLRQRYDVILIDTPPLLAVTDAQIMASKSDGVIMVVSYGKVKRDIAVKAKANLDRVGAKMLGVVLNNVKRKASEGYYYYYYGN, encoded by the coding sequence ATGTCACAGCTGCCAAATAAACAAAGACATCTGATTACCGTTACGAACCCTCGCTCCCCTGTATCTGAAGCGTTTCGTGCGCTACGCACGAATATTGATTTTTCTTCTGTAGATGAGACTATTCAAGTAATTATGGTAACTTCGTCCGGACCGGAAGAAGGTAAATCAACAGTTTCTGCTAATTTAGCTGCGGCTTATGCACAGGCAGATAAGAAAGTATTGTTGATTGACGCGGATTTGCGGAAACCGACAGCACATAAGACTTTTTCGCTTAGTAACCGTTTTGGATTATCTTCACTACTGTCGCAGCAGGCGGTTCTTGAGGATACTGTTCAAGATTCTGGTGTTTCCAATCTTTCCATTATGACCTCGGGACCGATTCCTCCAAATCCAGCAGAAATGATGGCTTCTAATCGGATGAGTACTCTTTTGCAGGACTTGCGCCAGCGTTATGATGTCATTCTTATTGATACTCCACCGTTATTGGCGGTTACAGATGCGCAGATTATGGCTTCCAAGAGTGATGGTGTCATTATGGTTGTCAGCTATGGCAAGGTAAAGCGGGATATTGCTGTAAAAGCTAAAGCTAACCTCGATCGTGTTGGTGCGAAAATGCTTGGCGTGGTTCTTAATAATGTAAAACGTAAAGCCAGCGAAGGTTACTATTACTACTACTATGGAAATTGA
- a CDS encoding Wzz/FepE/Etk N-terminal domain-containing protein produces the protein MSSQELDLRDYFQIVRKRLWLIVSIVVLVCGVAGVYSLYIKNPVYEASTKIIVNQTPTQSAAAQLDLNQINTNIQLINTYKEIIKTPAILDIVTRDYPQFNITAEELLKKVNVSSVNNTQVMTLVVRDNSYQRAAEIVNAISLVFKDEIPNLFNVENVSILNEAKVNPLVDPRPVEPNVLMNMAIAFIVSLMIGLGIAFLLEYMDDTLKTEADIEKYLGLPTIAMITRLGSEESKQGATQAQPQTSRKAGELEHVTAAK, from the coding sequence TTGTCATCACAAGAATTGGATCTTCGCGATTATTTTCAGATCGTCAGGAAGAGACTATGGCTGATTGTTAGCATAGTTGTTTTGGTGTGCGGTGTTGCTGGTGTGTACAGTCTGTATATAAAGAATCCGGTGTATGAAGCATCCACTAAGATTATTGTTAACCAGACTCCGACTCAATCGGCAGCAGCGCAGCTTGATTTGAACCAGATTAATACTAATATTCAATTGATTAATACGTATAAGGAAATTATTAAGACTCCGGCCATCCTTGATATTGTTACGAGAGATTATCCGCAGTTCAATATTACTGCAGAAGAGCTGTTGAAGAAGGTTAATGTGAGCTCCGTCAATAATACGCAGGTGATGACACTTGTCGTTCGAGATAACTCGTATCAGCGAGCCGCTGAAATCGTGAATGCCATTTCACTAGTATTCAAGGATGAGATTCCTAACCTATTTAACGTGGAGAACGTATCGATTCTAAATGAAGCCAAAGTAAATCCACTTGTCGATCCAAGACCGGTAGAACCGAATGTCTTAATGAATATGGCTATAGCTTTCATCGTTTCCTTGATGATTGGTTTAGGGATTGCTTTCTTGCTGGAATACATGGACGATACGCTGAAGACTGAAGCCGATATTGAGAAATATCTTGGTTTACCAACGATAGCTATGATTACAAGATTGGGTTCAGAAGAGAGCAAACAAGGCGCAACACAGGCACAGCCGCAAACATCCAGAAAGGCGGGCGAACTTGAACATGTCACAGCTGCCAAATAA
- a CDS encoding S-layer homology domain-containing protein, translating to MTLKKKLVVSTLAASMVAASVAGLPLGSLGAVGTASAATVSSSTAVKDKVIAVYKQLSATDAVYLYNLKTEVAALSEAEFVEIFAPVLNKLSLDEVETKTSLKLFQSVTSVVYDVYGNDFSGIQIIRNDDKNIALLSKIATKAGVSGLTVDSVSEFLISVETELRTLVSSKTTAELLEILTSESGYDTLLDEAIAKVLSHTTGAGALTVSQALQNLGVTAGDVKQTLKNLNNTIKSAKPAAKSLALAYVKAYGLGDNGNGNGNGNGNGNGGNGNVTTPVTPAPTPGIYDVSKLVSIVDGKATVKLVDADVIKELDKLIAANPGKAGLTLTLNLGTVNATTVEVPLSQAIIEAAKAKGIANIAVTFNGVTVTIPVSQFSTAIALTVTTAKPEVVTSVTKLKLASDVYEFALSVNGVATSTFKQPITIKLPLKNTDGLDKELLSVAKLVYGSLQFQGGVLDGEFIVEPRDTFSSYAVLENKVNFTDIASVQAWAGKQIQVVAAKGAIEGVGEGKFAPKSNVTRAEFAKMLIRALNLENNSAVQSFSDVSSTAWYAPYVAVAAEKGIITGRSAAKFDPNATITRAEMATMISRAVKSINPAATTNATAISQFSDAAKISASLRDGVAFAADHNLVIGNAGKFNPNDTATRAEAAVIIYRTINFK from the coding sequence GTGACTTTGAAAAAGAAACTAGTAGTATCAACATTGGCAGCAAGTATGGTAGCAGCATCCGTAGCGGGTCTTCCGTTGGGTAGCCTTGGAGCGGTGGGTACAGCATCTGCTGCTACAGTTAGTAGTAGTACAGCAGTTAAGGATAAGGTTATTGCTGTTTACAAACAATTATCCGCAACAGATGCAGTCTATCTCTACAATTTGAAGACTGAGGTTGCAGCACTCAGTGAGGCAGAATTCGTAGAAATTTTTGCTCCAGTCTTGAACAAGCTTTCATTGGATGAAGTAGAAACAAAGACATCACTTAAATTGTTCCAAAGCGTTACTAGTGTAGTATATGATGTCTATGGAAACGATTTCTCTGGAATTCAAATTATCCGTAACGACGACAAAAACATTGCCCTGCTGAGCAAAATTGCAACTAAAGCGGGTGTGTCTGGTCTTACTGTAGATAGTGTTTCTGAATTCTTAATCAGTGTAGAAACAGAACTTCGTACACTGGTTAGCAGCAAGACAACTGCAGAGTTGTTGGAAATTCTCACATCTGAATCTGGTTACGATACTTTGTTGGATGAAGCTATTGCAAAAGTATTGAGTCATACTACAGGAGCAGGAGCTCTTACAGTAAGCCAAGCGTTGCAAAATCTTGGAGTTACTGCTGGTGATGTGAAGCAAACATTGAAGAACTTGAATAATACGATTAAATCCGCGAAGCCTGCGGCAAAATCACTTGCACTTGCTTACGTTAAAGCTTATGGATTGGGCGATAATGGCAACGGTAATGGTAATGGTAATGGTAATGGTAATGGTGGGAATGGAAATGTTACAACTCCTGTAACTCCTGCTCCAACTCCAGGGATCTACGACGTATCCAAGCTCGTAAGTATTGTTGACGGTAAAGCAACAGTGAAATTGGTTGACGCCGATGTAATTAAAGAATTGGATAAGCTAATTGCAGCGAATCCTGGTAAAGCTGGTCTCACTTTGACCCTGAATCTTGGAACAGTAAACGCTACTACAGTTGAAGTTCCACTTTCCCAAGCGATTATTGAAGCTGCCAAAGCTAAAGGGATTGCGAATATCGCAGTTACTTTCAATGGTGTAACTGTAACGATCCCTGTGAGTCAGTTCAGCACAGCAATCGCATTGACAGTAACAACTGCTAAACCAGAAGTTGTAACTTCCGTTACCAAACTGAAATTGGCTTCGGATGTGTATGAATTTGCACTTAGCGTGAACGGTGTAGCAACAAGTACATTCAAACAACCAATTACCATTAAACTTCCGCTTAAGAATACTGATGGTCTTGATAAAGAATTACTGTCCGTTGCGAAGCTTGTATATGGCAGCCTGCAATTCCAAGGTGGTGTGCTTGACGGAGAGTTCATCGTAGAACCACGTGATACTTTCTCATCCTATGCAGTGCTTGAGAATAAAGTAAACTTTACAGATATTGCTAGTGTACAAGCTTGGGCTGGCAAACAAATTCAAGTCGTAGCTGCAAAAGGCGCGATTGAAGGTGTAGGCGAAGGCAAATTCGCACCGAAGAGCAATGTAACTCGTGCAGAGTTCGCTAAAATGCTGATTCGTGCGCTTAATCTGGAGAACAATTCAGCTGTACAAAGCTTTAGCGATGTAAGTTCAACGGCTTGGTATGCACCATATGTAGCAGTTGCAGCAGAAAAAGGAATCATTACTGGACGCAGTGCAGCTAAGTTCGATCCTAATGCAACCATCACACGTGCAGAGATGGCAACGATGATCTCCCGCGCAGTGAAATCTATCAATCCTGCTGCAACAACGAATGCAACGGCAATTAGCCAATTCTCCGATGCTGCTAAGATTAGCGCATCTTTGAGAGATGGCGTAGCATTTGCAGCAGATCATAACTTGGTTATCGGAAATGCTGGTAAGTTCAACCCGAACGATACGGCAACTCGTGCTGAAGCAGCAGTAATTATCTACCGTACTATTAACTTCAAGTAA
- a CDS encoding CpsB/CapC family capsule biosynthesis tyrosine phosphatase has translation MKDIHCHILPFMDDGATDWESALAMAQDAYRDGITSVIATPHHANGQYMNNASSIREAVDLMNEKLRQHGNPLLVLPGQEIRVYGDLLDDLERGQLLSLADSRYILLEMPSSRVPRNMEEICHELIIQGFVPVIAHPERNAEVAADPSKLERLIELGSLGQVTAQSLAGVFGNKLQKLSLELCRRNAVHVLASDAHDSVHRPFGLNAAYVVLEKELGPEMRDYMRENSQQIVVNGEVNHGNHVQKRRNRHKLFGIFSRKG, from the coding sequence ATGAAAGATATCCATTGCCACATCTTACCCTTTATGGATGACGGAGCTACTGATTGGGAATCCGCTCTCGCCATGGCGCAAGACGCCTATAGGGACGGAATTACATCCGTCATTGCCACACCACATCACGCCAACGGTCAATATATGAATAACGCCTCCAGTATAAGAGAAGCAGTGGACTTGATGAATGAAAAACTTCGTCAGCATGGGAATCCACTGCTTGTTCTTCCAGGTCAGGAAATCAGAGTGTACGGAGATTTACTGGATGATCTGGAGCGGGGGCAACTGCTAAGTCTTGCAGACTCGCGGTATATTTTACTAGAAATGCCTTCTTCACGAGTCCCACGCAACATGGAAGAAATCTGTCACGAGTTGATCATTCAAGGGTTCGTTCCGGTTATCGCCCATCCGGAGCGTAATGCTGAAGTAGCTGCCGATCCTTCTAAGTTAGAAAGATTGATAGAGCTGGGATCACTCGGTCAGGTAACCGCACAAAGTCTTGCAGGCGTCTTCGGGAATAAACTTCAGAAGCTATCCCTGGAGTTATGTCGTAGAAATGCAGTACATGTGTTGGCCTCGGATGCACATGACAGTGTTCATCGTCCATTTGGGTTAAACGCTGCTTATGTGGTTTTAGAGAAAGAATTAGGTCCTGAGATGCGAGACTATATGCGCGAGAATTCTCAGCAAATTGTGGTAAATGGTGAGGTTAATCATGGTAATCACGTACAAAAAAGGAGGAATCGACACAAATTGTTTGGCATTTTTTCCCGAAAGGGCTGA
- the yihA gene encoding ribosome biogenesis GTP-binding protein YihA/YsxC has product MKVNIAEFIISAVGPDQYPDDALPEVALAGRSNVGKSSLINRMINRKNLARTSSTPGKTQHMNYYRINEDSMYFVDFPGYGYAKVSKTQRATWGKMVEKYLSERDTLKLVLLIVDLRHPPTSNDKMMFDWLKHYDLPMCVVATKADKIPKTRWQKHIKIMKQELGVLPGDNFIPFSSEIGLGKEELWGLIDGYVFSSKNETPDSEDAEIDANESQQEAPTEA; this is encoded by the coding sequence ATGAAAGTTAATATTGCCGAATTTATAATCAGTGCCGTTGGCCCTGATCAATACCCTGATGATGCTTTGCCAGAGGTTGCTCTGGCAGGGCGCTCCAATGTAGGGAAGTCATCCCTCATTAATCGAATGATTAACCGCAAGAATCTGGCTCGGACAAGCTCCACTCCAGGTAAGACCCAGCATATGAACTATTACCGTATCAATGAAGACAGCATGTATTTTGTTGACTTTCCAGGTTACGGATATGCTAAAGTGTCGAAGACGCAACGTGCGACATGGGGGAAGATGGTGGAAAAATATCTCTCTGAGCGCGATACGTTGAAGCTTGTTCTGCTCATCGTGGATCTACGTCATCCTCCTACCAGCAATGATAAGATGATGTTCGACTGGTTGAAGCATTATGATCTTCCTATGTGTGTGGTAGCGACGAAGGCGGATAAGATTCCGAAGACTCGCTGGCAAAAGCATATCAAGATCATGAAGCAGGAGCTTGGCGTGCTGCCAGGGGATAACTTCATTCCATTCTCTTCAGAGATTGGCCTTGGTAAAGAAGAACTTTGGGGATTAATCGACGGGTATGTTTTCTCCTCGAAGAATGAAACGCCAGATTCTGAGGACGCTGAAATAGATGCAAATGAATCTCAGCAAGAGGCACCTACGGAAGCATAA
- the lon gene encoding endopeptidase La — translation MMTNKTKGRRFPLLPLRGLLVYPSMVLHLDVGREKSVRALEKAMVEDNLILLCSQSEVNIEEPGQDDIFRVGTVANVRQMLKLPNGTIRVLVEGVERAEIINYIDNDEYYEVMARELPEEEDGDQECDALMRTVLNQFEHYITLSKKVTPETLAAVSDIEEPGRLADVITSHLSLKIKDKQEILETIDVSKRLEKLLDILNNEREVLELERKINQRVKKQMEKTQKEYYLREQMKAIQKELGEKEGRVGEAEELRNLMEEKNLPERVKEKMEKEIDRLEKMPVSSAEGGVIRNYVDWLLGLPWNEQTEDDLDIKKAEQVLDEDHYGLEKPKERVLEYLAVQQLVKKLKGPILCLVGPPGVGKTSLARSIARSLNRKFVRISLGGVRDEAEIRGHRRTYVGAMPGRIIQGMKTAGTINPVILLDEIDKMAADFRGDPSSALLEVLDPEQNNTFSDHFVELPFDLSNVMFVTTANVVHNIPRPLLDRMEMLFIPGYTELEKLQIGSRYLLPKQKKNHGLAEDQLIIEDDSLLRIVREYTRESGVRNLEQQIAALCRKAAKQIVSKEKESVVILPDDIKDYLGASKYRYGMAELEDQIGTVTGLAWTEVGGDTLLIEVTVVQGTGKLTLTGQLGDVMKESAQAAFSYTRSKAEELGLQPDFYEKIDIHIHIPEGAIPKDGPSAGITIATALISALTKRYVSKDVAMTGEITLRGRVLPIGGLKEKSLAAHRAGYKKILLPKDNERDLKEIPESVRNDVEFIPVSNMDQVLHHALVEHHNEISSEPPSSVH, via the coding sequence ATGATGACAAATAAAACAAAAGGTCGTCGTTTTCCTTTATTACCGCTAAGAGGTCTTCTTGTGTACCCAAGCATGGTTCTTCACTTGGATGTGGGCCGTGAGAAGTCAGTTCGGGCACTAGAAAAAGCTATGGTTGAAGATAATTTAATTCTTCTGTGTTCACAGTCGGAAGTGAATATTGAAGAGCCTGGTCAGGACGATATTTTTCGGGTCGGTACTGTCGCGAATGTGCGGCAAATGCTGAAGCTGCCAAACGGTACGATTCGTGTACTGGTTGAGGGTGTAGAACGAGCCGAAATTATTAATTATATCGATAATGATGAGTATTATGAGGTTATGGCGCGCGAGCTACCAGAAGAGGAAGATGGCGATCAAGAGTGTGACGCGCTGATGCGTACAGTACTTAATCAGTTCGAACACTATATAACGTTATCCAAAAAAGTGACACCGGAGACACTGGCTGCTGTATCCGATATTGAGGAGCCTGGTCGTCTTGCGGATGTTATTACGAGTCATTTATCGCTAAAGATTAAGGATAAGCAAGAAATTCTAGAGACGATTGATGTCAGTAAACGGCTAGAGAAGCTTCTTGATATTCTTAATAATGAGCGTGAAGTGCTGGAGCTTGAACGCAAGATCAATCAACGTGTGAAGAAGCAGATGGAGAAGACGCAGAAGGAATATTATTTGCGCGAGCAAATGAAAGCGATCCAGAAAGAACTCGGCGAGAAGGAAGGCCGGGTGGGAGAAGCGGAAGAGCTGCGGAATCTCATGGAAGAGAAGAATTTGCCGGAACGCGTGAAAGAGAAGATGGAGAAGGAAATCGATCGTCTGGAAAAAATGCCAGTGAGCTCAGCGGAAGGTGGCGTAATTCGCAATTATGTGGATTGGCTGCTGGGTCTTCCTTGGAATGAACAGACAGAAGATGACCTCGACATTAAGAAGGCAGAACAAGTACTCGATGAGGACCACTACGGTTTGGAAAAACCAAAGGAGCGGGTATTGGAATATTTAGCCGTTCAGCAACTGGTGAAGAAGCTAAAAGGTCCGATCCTATGTCTTGTAGGGCCTCCAGGTGTGGGCAAAACCTCACTGGCTCGTTCCATCGCCCGTTCACTCAATCGTAAGTTCGTGCGCATTTCGCTTGGCGGTGTGCGTGATGAGGCTGAGATCCGTGGTCATCGCCGGACTTATGTGGGTGCGATGCCAGGCCGAATCATTCAAGGGATGAAGACGGCAGGAACGATTAATCCAGTTATCTTGCTAGATGAAATTGATAAAATGGCTGCAGATTTCCGTGGCGATCCATCCTCCGCATTGCTTGAGGTACTGGACCCAGAACAGAACAATACGTTCAGTGACCATTTTGTAGAGCTGCCGTTTGACTTGTCGAACGTTATGTTTGTTACAACAGCGAATGTTGTGCATAACATTCCGCGTCCGCTACTTGATCGGATGGAAATGCTGTTCATTCCGGGTTATACGGAACTGGAGAAATTGCAGATCGGTAGCCGTTATCTTTTGCCGAAGCAGAAGAAGAACCACGGTCTTGCAGAAGATCAACTGATCATCGAAGACGACAGTTTATTGCGTATCGTGCGTGAATATACTCGTGAATCCGGTGTGCGTAATTTGGAGCAGCAGATTGCAGCGTTATGCCGCAAAGCCGCGAAACAGATTGTGTCCAAGGAAAAAGAAAGTGTAGTCATTCTGCCAGATGACATCAAGGATTACCTAGGTGCATCGAAATACCGTTACGGTATGGCGGAGCTTGAAGATCAGATTGGCACAGTAACTGGGCTGGCTTGGACTGAGGTTGGTGGCGATACGCTGCTGATCGAAGTGACTGTCGTGCAGGGAACGGGCAAGCTGACACTTACTGGACAACTGGGCGATGTAATGAAGGAGTCGGCGCAGGCCGCTTTCAGTTATACACGTTCGAAGGCGGAGGAGTTGGGGCTCCAGCCCGATTTTTATGAGAAGATTGATATTCATATCCACATTCCTGAAGGTGCGATTCCGAAGGATGGTCCATCTGCAGGGATTACGATTGCTACTGCTTTGATCTCCGCACTTACGAAACGTTATGTTTCGAAGGATGTGGCCATGACCGGTGAGATCACCCTACGTGGACGTGTATTGCCGATCGGTGGACTGAAAGAGAAATCTTTAGCTGCACACCGTGCTGGATATAAAAAGATCCTTCTTCCCAAAGACAATGAACGTGATCTGAAAGAAATTCCAGAGAGCGTACGCAATGATGTGGAGTTCATCCCAGTATCTAACATGGATCAGGTCTTGCATCATGCGTTAGTTGAGCATCATAATGAAATTAGCAGTGAGCCACCGAGTAGTGTGCATTAG
- the lonB gene encoding ATP-dependent protease LonB: protein MELSIVVMIVQLFFALVIGVYFWNLLRGQKTNKTAVDRESRKELDKLRKMRMISLTKPLSEKTRPASIGDIVGQKDGLRALKAALCSANPQHVIIYGPPGVGKTAAARVVMEEAKKNVLSPFKSDAKFTEIDATTARFDERGIADPLIGSVHDPIYQGAGAMGVAGVPQPKPGAVTKAHGGILFLDEIGELHPIQMNKLLKVLEDRKVLLESAYYNSEDNNTPAYIHDIFQNGLPADFRLVGATTRSPDEISPALRSRCMEIYFRPLLPDEIAVIARDAIQKIGLKPSPEAVTVVQQYATNGREAVNMIQLAAGLALTEQRDTLSAADVEWVAGSSQLPLRTERKIPSAPQIGLVNGLAVYGPGMGTLLEIEVSAAPAQNGQGRLNVTGVVDEEEIGGGSRTIRRKSMAKGSVENVLTVLRTMNLEPDRYDLHVNFPGGTPIDGPSAGVAMAVAIVSAIRGLPVDNTVAITGEIGIHGRVKPVGGVIAKVEAAFQAGATTVLIPKENWQSLFADLAPLRVIPMETVEEVFRHLFGADTADVRLPAVAGELFSAAPSLLKADAAGESAKG, encoded by the coding sequence ATGGAATTAAGTATAGTTGTGATGATCGTGCAGCTCTTTTTCGCGCTGGTTATCGGCGTATACTTTTGGAATCTGCTGCGGGGTCAGAAGACAAACAAGACGGCGGTAGACCGAGAGTCGCGTAAGGAACTGGATAAACTACGGAAGATGCGTATGATTTCACTAACCAAACCATTGTCGGAGAAAACTAGGCCGGCTTCTATTGGAGATATTGTCGGACAAAAAGATGGGCTACGTGCCCTGAAGGCCGCACTATGTAGTGCTAATCCGCAGCATGTGATTATTTATGGTCCGCCAGGAGTCGGCAAGACTGCAGCGGCACGCGTTGTCATGGAAGAGGCGAAAAAAAATGTCCTTTCTCCTTTTAAAAGTGACGCCAAGTTCACAGAGATCGACGCCACGACCGCTCGTTTTGATGAGCGTGGTATTGCCGACCCGTTAATCGGATCGGTGCATGATCCTATCTATCAGGGCGCCGGAGCCATGGGCGTGGCAGGTGTGCCGCAGCCGAAACCGGGAGCGGTGACGAAGGCGCATGGCGGGATTCTTTTTTTGGATGAGATCGGTGAGCTTCACCCCATTCAGATGAACAAGCTGCTAAAGGTGCTGGAGGACCGGAAGGTTCTACTAGAGAGCGCATATTATAATTCGGAGGACAATAATACTCCGGCTTATATTCATGATATTTTTCAAAATGGCTTACCCGCTGATTTCCGGTTAGTTGGCGCGACTACACGTTCCCCGGATGAGATTTCTCCCGCGCTGCGTTCGCGCTGCATGGAGATTTATTTCCGTCCGCTATTGCCGGATGAGATTGCGGTCATCGCGCGTGACGCGATACAGAAGATCGGACTGAAGCCAAGCCCCGAAGCAGTCACTGTTGTGCAGCAATATGCAACAAATGGCCGGGAGGCAGTCAATATGATTCAGCTCGCTGCTGGATTAGCGTTAACGGAGCAGAGAGATACGCTAAGTGCTGCTGATGTAGAATGGGTAGCAGGCAGTAGCCAGCTTCCACTTCGAACAGAACGCAAGATTCCTTCGGCGCCGCAGATTGGATTGGTTAATGGACTTGCAGTGTATGGACCGGGAATGGGCACCTTGCTCGAGATTGAAGTATCCGCAGCGCCTGCACAGAACGGTCAAGGTAGACTGAACGTAACCGGAGTAGTAGATGAGGAAGAGATCGGTGGAGGTTCTCGCACGATTCGGAGAAAGAGTATGGCTAAAGGCTCCGTTGAGAACGTATTGACCGTACTGCGTACCATGAATCTGGAGCCAGACCGTTATGATCTGCATGTGAACTTCCCAGGCGGAACACCCATTGACGGACCATCAGCAGGTGTTGCGATGGCAGTTGCTATTGTCTCCGCCATTCGTGGACTTCCCGTGGATAATACCGTAGCGATCACTGGCGAGATAGGCATACATGGGCGAGTGAAGCCTGTTGGTGGTGTAATTGCGAAGGTGGAGGCTGCTTTTCAAGCGGGAGCTACTACGGTGCTTATTCCAAAAGAAAACTGGCAGTCCCTATTCGCTGACCTCGCCCCACTACGCGTCATTCCTATGGAAACGGTGGAAGAAGTATTCCGTCATCTGTTTGGTGCCGATACAGCAGACGTAAGGCTTCCTGCAGTAGCAGGCGAGCTTTTCTCAGCAGCACCTTCACTTCTGAAGGCCGATGCAGCTGGAGAGTCTGCTAAGGGTTGA